Part of the Brassica oleracea var. oleracea cultivar TO1000 chromosome C8, BOL, whole genome shotgun sequence genome is shown below.
GGATTAAGAAGTTAGTTACCTGAATATCTTGAAGAGTTGATCAATCTCGGAGTCTCCAGGAAACAAGGGCTTTTGGCTGATCATCTCGGCAAATATGCACCCCACAGACCAAATATCAACCGGTGTAGAGTAGTGATGAGACCCTAGGAGTATCTCTGGTGCTCGGTACCAGAGAGTAACCACCTAGAAGAAACAATTTGAAAGAAAAAAATGTGTGAATACCATGGCGAGATATGAAATATGAATGTAGCACTAAATTTAATCTAACATAGTTCAACAGACAAGAGAAATGTCCTTTAAGCGAAAAAAAATTGAAATCTAACTGAAAATTTTCAAGTCCTTTATTCACATTGAACAGATGCGAAAGTGGGATAATACTTGGTGGTGATTTACTCTTTTCCTCTAATACGAATAAGGAATGAAGCGAATGGGAAGCCATGCCAAAACATTTCATAACGAATATAAATAAGAATTAAGCTCTTTTGGCACCTCGTGAGTAAAAGTCCTGACAGGGATACCGAATGCTCTGGCCAGTCCAAAATCAGCAAGCTTTAGTGAGTTGGTGCGGCGATCAATCAACAAATTCTGTGGCTTGAGGTCACGGTGGAGAACCCTGTGAGAGTGGCAATACGCGATTCCACGGAGAATCTGGTAAACATACCTCTGCAAGCAGTAGATGAAAGAGGTCTGATCAGCATGTATCGATTACTAAAGACACAACGAGAAGAAGACATTACATAACTTAAAGAATTCAACAAAATTCAAAGATAGGTTATCAAAGGGAAGTTTGTGGCATCATGACCAACCAAAAACCTCAATAAGCTGCACTAATAAGCACACAAAATAAAGCAATGCCTAAGGAAAACTCACTTTGATCATATGAAGATCCTTGGAGAAATCAGGAGATGAGTCCATGTGCTTTTTGAGATCCAAGTCAAGATACTCGAAAACCAGATACAAACGCTTCTCGCTGTGCACTACATCCTGCAGCCTGTGTAAAAATCATCATCAAAAACCTGTTCAAAGAATATTGGAAAATGGTATAGTTAACTTGATTATACTTGACGATGTTGCTGTGCTGCATTTCTTTCAGAAGAGAGATTTCTCTAATGGCAGTGCTAGGAACACCTTCATCCTCCTGCTCGAGGCGGATCTTCTTCAAAGCAATAGTCTCATTGGTGACTTTGTCTCGTGCCTTGTACACAACACCGTAAGTTCCTTCACCGATCTTCTCAACTTTCTCGTACTGCAATTATTATTAGTATAAGCAGCTTAGAATTCGTCAACCAATGACTAGTAACAAGTGGAAACAATGATTCCACCAACCTGATCCATCACTTCCAAGATTAAAAAAACTAGGCTGAAAGCAACACGAATACGTGGAAACACGTCGTCACCTGCAGATCTATGATGATGAAGCAGCAACGCAGCATATATTAGATCCAACCTATTTACGCACATTCCACAGATAATCTAACAACACACATATCTCACAATAGTTAAAATGGAGATGATATGAACAAATCCGAAAATGAAAACGGAATCCAGAGCAGTGGACACACACAAAAAAAAAAAAAAAAAAAAAAAAAAAAGCACTAAGAAACGCCACTGAAAACAAACTATATAGATCAGCACCGAAGCATAGAGATGATGCGAGATAGAGAGAAGAGAAATTGTTTGGGATTGTAAACAAGTTATCGTCAGAATTCGAACGGAAAACGTCAGAAATTCATCCGAGAATAAGTAAATCAACTTACCGGCGACGATCGGATGTACTGGCAGCGAGTGAGACACCGACGGATCCTCACTCTCTGGATGAAAAGGCAGTATAGAGAGAGAGACGGGTGGTTACTGTGCAGCTTCAAGAGAGGAGGAGGACTAGGGAAGGCGATTGACTTAATAGAATAAGGGTTGCTCTCTCTTTTTTTTCAT
Proteins encoded:
- the LOC106311985 gene encoding cyclin-dependent kinase A-1-like isoform X1, which translates into the protein MCVNRLDLIYAALLLHHHRSAGDDVFPRIRVAFSLVFLILEVMDQYEKVEKIGEGTYGVVYKARDKVTNETIALKKIRLEQEDEGVPSTAIREISLLKEMQHSNIVKLQDVVHSEKRLYLVFEYLDLDLKKHMDSSPDFSKDLHMIKRYVYQILRGIAYCHSHRVLHRDLKPQNLLIDRRTNSLKLADFGLARAFGIPVRTFTHEVVTLWYRAPEILLGSHHYSTPVDIWSVGCIFAEMISQKPLFPGDSEIDQLFKIFRIMGTPTEDTWPRVTSLPDYKSAFPKWKPTELESFVPNLDPNGIDLLSKMLLMDPTKRINARAALEHDYFKDIGVMP
- the LOC106311985 gene encoding cyclin-dependent kinase A-1-like isoform X2, which translates into the protein MDQYEKVEKIGEGTYGVVYKARDKVTNETIALKKIRLEQEDEGVPSTAIREISLLKEMQHSNIVKLQDVVHSEKRLYLVFEYLDLDLKKHMDSSPDFSKDLHMIKRYVYQILRGIAYCHSHRVLHRDLKPQNLLIDRRTNSLKLADFGLARAFGIPVRTFTHEVVTLWYRAPEILLGSHHYSTPVDIWSVGCIFAEMISQKPLFPGDSEIDQLFKIFRIMGTPTEDTWPRVTSLPDYKSAFPKWKPTELESFVPNLDPNGIDLLSKMLLMDPTKRINARAALEHDYFKDIGVMP